Proteins from a genomic interval of Marmota flaviventris isolate mMarFla1 chromosome 8, mMarFla1.hap1, whole genome shotgun sequence:
- the LOC139706652 gene encoding LOW QUALITY PROTEIN: 5-hydroxytryptamine receptor 3D-like (The sequence of the model RefSeq protein was modified relative to this genomic sequence to represent the inferred CDS: inserted 1 base in 1 codon) → MASGHQRRKWESEKSCSGCFPTHHRISFGIRXEWMLLEIHQRSMQITVGTNQYAFSMAKSRLYVIMPRGFLVATDALSFCLKAEKQNCAPFKMTFLLGYSLFLFMMNDLLPSDVTSHHVWLKEPGDLVGKVSNTRGAEPNGSPESARAQWELKGQKQHLVELWVKFSHLVDTLLFHLFLIFYFYLLFMASLITTVNVLWNT, encoded by the exons ATGGCAAGTGGTCACCAGCGAAGGAAGTGGGAGAGTGAGAAATCATG TTCAGGGTGCTTTCCAACACATCACAGAATCTCATTTGGAATAA GGGAGTGGATGCTTCTGGAGATCCACCAAAGATCAATGCAGATAACGGTGGGCACCAACCAGTATGCATTTTCT ATGGCCAAGTCCAGGCTCTATGTGATAATGCCCAGGGGTTTTCTGGTGGCTACTGATGCCCTCAGcttctgcctgaaggcagaaaaACAGAACTGTGCCCCATTCAAGATGACCTTTCT TTTGGGCTACAGCTTATTTCTTTTCATGATGAATGACTTATTGCCCTCAGATGTTACTTCACACCATGTCT GGCTGAAGGAGCCAGGAGACTTGGTGGGGAAGGTATCAAAtaccagaggggcagagccaaaTGGGAGCCCCGAATCAGCAAGAGCCCAGTGGGAACTGAAAGGCCAGAAGCAGCACCTGGTGGAACTGTGGGTGAAGTTCAGCCACCTGGTGGACACCCTGCTCTTCCACCTTTTTCTGATCTTCTACTTCTACCTGCTCTTCATGGCCTCCCTCATCACTACAGTCAATGTCCTCTGGAACACCTAG